From Pelosinus fermentans DSM 17108, the proteins below share one genomic window:
- a CDS encoding TIGR03960 family B12-binding radical SAM protein: MTWQLKEKLQKTLAEEQGAMVFPPGSRRGFALVYPNTYHVGMSNLGFQIIYQQVNSRGDTACERLFLPDRKTEPEYIRTNTPLMTIETQRPLYGFSLIGFALTFEMDYFNVVSILQLGKVPVLAADRGEKDPLVIAGGPCATFNPEPLADLFDVFIIGEGEEIIHEILDVYYQARDNNISRQEILFQIAQIPGAYVPCFYQVEYKADGTIKKVSCSEGVPQHVQRRWIQELDQYEAQTVVVTPNTEFKDMFLIEVARGCGRHCRFCMAGYCYRNPRVRSLKTLEAAVVKAKAYRSKVGLMGAAISDYPEIDSLCNIILEQGMHMSVASLRADTLTLDLVSALAVSKHRTITLAPEAASIRLRKVINKTITDEHLFNSIKMAVNAGIPHIRLYIMIGLPYEEDEDIEEIVTMAITIKEYMESLGSRGRLTLSINPFIPKPFTPFQWMPMTQVSVVEKRLKYISSSLRQQRGIEVLVESPKEAYIQGVLARGDRRLSAVLLDAHEKGGSKGFKQAMKKNMLREEDYLYRQREPESEILPWKVLDMGLDSLYLERELEEAKKEEFTAPCAQGCTRCGICKKADRSV; encoded by the coding sequence TTGACTTGGCAATTAAAAGAAAAGTTACAGAAAACTTTGGCAGAAGAACAGGGGGCGATGGTTTTTCCTCCTGGATCACGTCGAGGCTTTGCATTAGTGTATCCAAATACATATCATGTAGGAATGTCCAATTTAGGATTTCAAATTATTTATCAACAAGTCAATTCTAGGGGAGATACAGCCTGTGAAAGGTTATTTTTACCTGACAGAAAAACAGAGCCTGAATATATTCGTACGAATACACCGTTAATGACCATCGAAACGCAACGTCCATTATATGGATTTTCTTTAATCGGCTTTGCTCTAACATTTGAAATGGATTATTTTAATGTAGTAAGTATTTTACAGCTTGGAAAGGTTCCTGTATTAGCTGCTGATCGGGGAGAAAAAGATCCTTTGGTTATTGCAGGCGGTCCTTGTGCGACCTTTAATCCAGAACCTTTAGCTGATTTATTTGATGTGTTTATCATTGGTGAAGGCGAAGAAATCATACACGAAATATTAGATGTCTATTATCAGGCACGTGATAATAATATCTCTAGGCAGGAAATTTTATTTCAAATAGCACAAATTCCTGGTGCATATGTGCCTTGTTTTTATCAAGTGGAATATAAAGCAGATGGTACGATTAAAAAAGTATCTTGTTCTGAGGGAGTGCCCCAGCATGTACAGCGGCGCTGGATTCAAGAGTTGGATCAATATGAGGCGCAGACGGTGGTTGTAACTCCAAATACTGAGTTTAAAGATATGTTTTTGATTGAGGTAGCTCGTGGCTGTGGCCGCCATTGCCGCTTTTGTATGGCAGGGTATTGCTATCGAAATCCTCGAGTAAGATCGCTAAAGACATTAGAAGCCGCCGTTGTAAAGGCAAAAGCATATCGCAGTAAGGTTGGATTAATGGGGGCTGCGATTTCTGATTATCCTGAGATTGATTCGTTATGTAATATTATTTTAGAACAAGGAATGCATATGTCTGTGGCCTCTTTAAGAGCCGATACTCTTACCTTGGATTTGGTAAGTGCATTGGCTGTTAGCAAACATCGAACAATTACTTTAGCGCCGGAAGCTGCGAGTATCCGTTTGCGCAAAGTGATTAATAAAACCATTACAGATGAGCATCTATTTAATTCCATTAAAATGGCGGTTAACGCAGGGATACCCCATATTCGACTCTATATTATGATTGGATTACCTTATGAGGAAGACGAAGACATTGAAGAAATCGTTACCATGGCAATAACTATTAAAGAGTATATGGAATCTTTAGGCAGTAGAGGACGGTTAACCTTAAGTATTAATCCCTTTATTCCGAAACCCTTTACACCTTTTCAGTGGATGCCCATGACACAGGTTTCAGTAGTGGAAAAAAGGCTAAAGTATATTAGCTCTAGTTTGCGGCAACAAAGAGGAATAGAAGTATTGGTTGAATCGCCAAAAGAAGCTTATATTCAAGGTGTTTTAGCTAGAGGAGATCGGCGGTTGTCTGCTGTATTGCTAGATGCTCACGAGAAGGGCGGCAGTAAAGGTTTTAAGCAGGCGATGAAAAAGAACATGCTTCGTGAGGAAGATTACTTATATCGTCAGCGGGAGCCAGAAAGTGAAATTCTGCCTTGGAAAGTGCTGGATATGGGGCTGGATTCATTGTACTTAGAACGAGAATTAGAAGAGGCTAAAAAAGAAGAATTTACTGCTCCATGTGCGCAAGGCTGTACTCGGTGTGGAATATGTAAAAAGGCTGATAGGAGTGTGTAG
- the pgeF gene encoding peptidoglycan editing factor PgeF yields MERFILNYGTRGQWYGTFTHFSALAIKHGISSRFGGVSKPPFHSLNVALHTGDCDESVIINRQLFCQGIGIHSEHIVTAQQLHTDHIAVVTQEAKGRGAGSYEDAIPNTDALITNVPGIPLMLFFADCVPVLIVDPVQRAIGAVHAGWRGTLEKIAQKTILSMQSNFGTKPEDCLVGIAPSIGPCCYVVDEIVINKLKKQFNNWEELIKEANEKGKWYFDLWKANVHQLEEIGVKGSNVVTSGVCTACNHELFFSYRKENGATGRIGAVIVL; encoded by the coding sequence ATGGAGCGATTTATTTTAAACTATGGAACTAGAGGGCAATGGTATGGAACGTTTACCCATTTCAGTGCATTAGCTATTAAACATGGTATATCTAGTCGGTTTGGCGGGGTAAGTAAGCCGCCATTTCATTCCTTGAATGTAGCGCTGCATACAGGCGATTGTGATGAGAGTGTTATTATAAATCGGCAGCTGTTTTGTCAAGGGATTGGGATTCATTCAGAACATATTGTGACCGCTCAACAGCTTCATACGGATCATATTGCAGTGGTAACCCAAGAAGCAAAAGGAAGAGGCGCAGGCAGCTACGAGGATGCAATTCCAAATACAGATGCTCTGATAACTAATGTTCCGGGAATTCCTTTAATGTTATTTTTTGCTGACTGTGTTCCAGTGCTAATTGTAGATCCGGTACAGCGGGCTATTGGCGCAGTTCATGCAGGTTGGAGAGGAACGTTGGAAAAGATTGCGCAAAAAACAATCCTTTCCATGCAATCTAATTTTGGTACGAAACCTGAGGATTGTCTGGTTGGAATAGCTCCTTCTATTGGTCCTTGCTGCTATGTTGTTGATGAAATCGTAATTAATAAACTAAAAAAACAATTCAATAATTGGGAAGAACTAATAAAAGAAGCCAATGAAAAAGGCAAATGGTATTTTGATTTGTGGAAAGCCAATGTACACCAATTGGAAGAAATTGGTGTGAAAGGAAGTAACGTGGTAACCAGTGGAGTGTGTACTGCTTGTAATCATGAATTATTTTTTTCTTATCGAAAAGAAAATGGGGCTACTGGAAGAATCGGAGCTGTTATTGTCTTGTAA
- a CDS encoding YggS family pyridoxal phosphate-dependent enzyme, whose product MSIRTNLTQVIENIHSAVHKRSKTLINESKNVKLVAVTKNHDVAAIQEAVAAGVLAIGENRIQEAAKKAQILQKQVEWHLIGHLQTNKVRQAVQLFDLIHSVDSKKVALEIDRIAGALGKRQDILIQVNMANEDTKFGIASKDALTLAKSISNLEHVRLCGAMTIAPFYDNAEQARPLFRNMCQLFMELKDMNLANTNIEWLSMGMTNDYIVGVEEGANLVRIGTGIFGQRQY is encoded by the coding sequence ATGTCTATTCGAACAAACTTAACCCAAGTTATAGAAAATATTCATAGTGCTGTACATAAGAGAAGTAAGACATTAATTAATGAATCTAAAAATGTTAAATTGGTAGCTGTAACAAAGAATCATGATGTAGCAGCCATTCAAGAAGCGGTTGCTGCTGGAGTGCTGGCAATTGGCGAAAATAGAATACAAGAAGCCGCTAAAAAAGCTCAAATACTTCAAAAACAAGTGGAATGGCATCTTATCGGTCATTTGCAGACCAATAAGGTTCGTCAAGCAGTCCAGCTGTTTGATCTGATTCATTCTGTAGATAGTAAAAAAGTGGCTCTGGAAATTGATCGTATTGCCGGTGCCTTAGGGAAAAGGCAAGATATTCTGATCCAGGTTAATATGGCTAATGAAGATACCAAATTTGGGATCGCTTCCAAAGATGCTTTAACATTAGCGAAGTCTATTAGCAATCTAGAGCATGTCCGATTATGCGGAGCGATGACGATTGCCCCTTTTTATGACAATGCAGAGCAAGCCAGACCTCTATTTCGCAATATGTGCCAATTATTTATGGAACTAAAAGATATGAATTTGGCGAATACAAATATAGAGTGGCTATCTATGGGAATGACAAATGATTATATCGTAGGTGTTGAAGAGGGAGCAAATTTAGTACGTATTGGTACTGGGATATTTGGACAGCGTCAATATTAA
- a CDS encoding cell division protein SepF, whose amino-acid sequence MKFMEKVWGSLGLFEPVEAEEDPKQKVEELEVGKGKKNSNLVNLPTAQKQMKVMVVEPFSFDDAQHVADHLKNRKPVVVNFENCDKEVAKRMIDFISGTTYALAGSIQKIGNNIFLCAPNNVDVTYSPHEEGSDKEFLPWNK is encoded by the coding sequence ATGAAGTTTATGGAAAAAGTCTGGGGAAGCTTAGGCTTATTTGAACCTGTAGAGGCTGAGGAAGATCCAAAGCAAAAAGTAGAAGAATTAGAAGTAGGGAAAGGAAAAAAAAATAGTAACCTAGTAAATTTACCCACTGCTCAGAAACAAATGAAAGTTATGGTAGTGGAGCCATTCTCTTTTGATGATGCTCAACATGTAGCTGATCATTTGAAAAATCGAAAACCTGTTGTTGTGAATTTTGAGAATTGTGATAAAGAAGTTGCTAAGCGCATGATTGACTTTATTAGTGGGACTACCTATGCTTTAGCTGGGAGCATTCAAAAAATTGGTAACAATATATTTCTCTGTGCTCCTAATAATGTAGATGTTACTTATAGCCCTCATGAAGAAGGCAGTGATAAAGAATTTTTACCATGGAATAAATAA
- the proC gene encoding pyrroline-5-carboxylate reductase, translating into MLQNKKIGFIGSGAMAEALIDGILKANLVTPSQIIVNDISQNRLEHMAGKFGVLTTLSIKDTVKAADILFLTVKPQIINGVLDAIAPLLSPTTLVVSIAAGITIGILESKLIRIPIVRVMPNTPVSVGEGMSVLALGHYAGEENGELVLTIFASVGRAIIMDENAMDAVTGLSGSGPGYVFVLIDALTDAGVRVGLSRQNSLVMAAQTLLGAAKMVLETGEHPARLRDMVTSPGGTAIAGIHVLEQKGVRAALIDAVQAATKRSQEMGKKSHG; encoded by the coding sequence ATGTTGCAGAATAAAAAAATCGGTTTTATCGGTAGCGGAGCTATGGCTGAAGCCTTAATTGATGGAATATTAAAAGCTAATTTAGTTACGCCGAGTCAAATTATCGTAAATGATATTTCACAGAATCGTCTAGAGCATATGGCTGGGAAATTTGGTGTACTTACGACGTTAAGTATTAAGGATACTGTAAAAGCAGCAGATATATTGTTTTTAACTGTGAAGCCTCAGATTATTAATGGTGTATTAGATGCCATTGCACCACTGCTTTCACCTACAACCTTAGTTGTATCAATTGCAGCGGGAATTACAATTGGAATACTTGAGAGCAAATTGATACGGATTCCAATTGTAAGAGTTATGCCAAACACTCCGGTGTCAGTAGGGGAAGGGATGTCTGTTCTTGCTTTGGGGCATTATGCAGGTGAAGAAAATGGCGAATTAGTATTAACTATTTTTGCTTCTGTAGGTAGAGCCATTATTATGGATGAAAATGCTATGGATGCAGTAACGGGATTATCAGGTAGTGGTCCGGGATACGTCTTTGTACTTATTGATGCATTAACAGATGCAGGTGTCCGGGTTGGCTTGTCCAGACAAAATTCATTGGTTATGGCAGCTCAGACCTTATTGGGAGCAGCTAAGATGGTTCTGGAAACAGGGGAACATCCCGCAAGATTAAGGGATATGGTAACTTCTCCAGGTGGAACTGCTATTGCGGGTATACATGTATTAGAGCAAAAGGGTGTAAGAGCAGCTTTAATTGATGCAGTACAAGCAGCTACAAAACGTTCACAGGAGATGGGGAAAAAATCACATGGGTGA
- a CDS encoding RNA-binding protein gives MGDREKIIRYYQASGEGELAAKLLDLAEAALRNRKYKVTEFLDPYGYSIAETIGAHYDRLKLVASGGYDGAERVKAVFINEEFRGTPDAAVEAVSVTWDERYYQITHRDVLGALMALGIKREIIGDIIMCGHGCQIIIDSSFFNFLMQNFSKIGAAPISITQLKIADIAPREEKVKEIKTTVASLRLDVIAAAGFGTSRSRMSEEIVAGKLKINWQEAKNSAQSIKENDVISMRGRGRVEVCEVLGQTRKGRMSVVLKRFM, from the coding sequence ATGGGTGACCGAGAAAAAATTATACGATATTATCAGGCTAGCGGTGAAGGTGAATTAGCAGCTAAATTATTGGATTTAGCTGAAGCGGCATTGCGTAATCGAAAGTACAAAGTAACAGAGTTTCTGGATCCTTACGGTTATAGCATTGCAGAAACGATTGGTGCACATTATGATCGATTAAAGCTGGTAGCCAGCGGTGGTTATGATGGGGCGGAGCGAGTTAAAGCTGTTTTTATAAATGAAGAGTTTCGGGGTACCCCTGATGCTGCAGTAGAGGCTGTCTCCGTAACATGGGATGAGAGATATTATCAAATCACTCATCGAGATGTGCTGGGGGCATTGATGGCATTAGGTATCAAGCGAGAAATTATTGGTGATATCATTATGTGTGGGCATGGATGCCAAATTATTATCGATTCATCTTTCTTCAATTTTCTTATGCAAAATTTCAGTAAGATTGGTGCGGCGCCTATCAGTATTACGCAATTGAAGATCGCAGATATTGCTCCTCGAGAAGAAAAAGTAAAGGAAATCAAAACGACTGTAGCTTCTCTTCGATTGGACGTCATAGCAGCAGCTGGTTTTGGAACTTCCCGCAGCAGAATGTCAGAGGAAATCGTGGCAGGTAAACTAAAAATAAACTGGCAGGAAGCTAAAAATAGTGCTCAGTCCATTAAAGAAAATGATGTTATTTCAATGCGTGGACGGGGGAGAGTCGAAGTTTGTGAAGTACTGGGGCAAACCAGAAAAGGACGAATGAGTGTTGTATTAAAACGTTTTATGTAG
- a CDS encoding DivIVA domain-containing protein, whose protein sequence is MLTPLDIHNKEFKRSFRGYNEEDVDEFLDRVIKDYELLYRENIELKENMDRLNSKLEHFQHMENTLHNTLIVAQETAEEVKLNAKKTTELMIKEAEINAQKLVEEAANKVRRMASEYQDLKKQVDVYRVRMRTLVQAQLEILGESGEDE, encoded by the coding sequence ATGCTAACCCCTTTAGATATTCATAATAAAGAATTTAAGAGAAGTTTTCGAGGATATAACGAAGAAGATGTTGATGAATTCCTTGACCGAGTCATAAAAGATTATGAGCTATTATATCGGGAAAATATTGAGTTGAAAGAGAATATGGACCGACTTAATAGTAAATTAGAACATTTTCAACATATGGAAAACACTTTGCATAATACGTTAATTGTTGCTCAGGAAACAGCGGAAGAAGTAAAGTTAAATGCTAAAAAGACAACAGAACTAATGATAAAAGAAGCAGAGATCAACGCTCAGAAACTCGTAGAGGAAGCTGCCAACAAAGTACGTCGTATGGCTAGTGAATATCAGGATTTGAAAAAACAAGTTGATGTATATCGTGTTCGTATGCGTACCCTTGTACAAGCACAGTTGGAGATATTAGGTGAATCTGGTGAGGATGAATAG
- the ileS gene encoding isoleucine--tRNA ligase, whose protein sequence is MLLLDYSKTLNLPQTEFPMRGNLPEREPEMLNYWKQQKIYEKRTTQVEKPKFILHDGPPYANGDIHIGHALNKILKDMILKYKSLRGFNTPYVPGWDTHGLPIEHAAIKILGLNRHELKPLDLRRECKDYALKFVDTQRQDFKRLGIGADWDNPYVTLRPVYEAKQIEVFGEMAKKGHIYKGLKSVYWCTSCETALAEAEIEYAEKKSHTIYVKFPLVDDKGTLPVGINAENVYGVIWTTTPWTMPANVAIAVHPELEYAWVESQGEIYLLAVELIEAVAKDNKLESYTILSTLKGADLEGVVFSHPFIERESIIVLADYVTLEQGTGCVHTAPGHGPDDFETGIRHGLPIINPVDHAGRFTAEGGIFEGMLIHDADVPVIKELAARGMLLGKGKIKHQYAHCWRCKNPVIYRATEQWFASVDGFREQALQAIKDVQWIPGWGEDRIHNMVADRHDWCISRQRVWGVPIPIFYCTQCNEHVINDITITAVKNLFRQEGSDAWWAKDSSEILPEGFTCSHCGHDSFRKETDIMDVWFDSGSSHAAVLEQHEELAWPADLYLEGSDQHRGWFQSSLLTSVATKGIAPYKAVLTHGFVVDGDGRKMSKSVGNVIFPQDVIKKYGADILRLWVASADYQADVRVSNDILKQLSEVYRKIRNTFRYILGSIHDFNPDTDRVGYNELLEIDRWALLRLEQVREKVTKAYEEYEFHLIYHTVHNFCTVDLSSIYLDILKDRVYTALPASKERRAAQTVMYELVSTLVRLISPVLTFTAEEVWQHMKQEQNMPESVQLADWPMVHDEYLNADLEAKWTSILAMRSEITKALETARRNKVIGHSLDAEVTLYANDKIFTQLSAMDKEWANILIVSKIHVVEDTSKAPESAYQVEDMALSIVVSQAEGQKCERCWIYSDTVGKMEKHETLCSRCNDVVVKL, encoded by the coding sequence GTGTTATTGTTGGATTATAGTAAAACCCTTAATTTACCGCAAACTGAATTTCCAATGCGAGGAAATTTACCAGAAAGAGAGCCTGAAATGCTCAATTACTGGAAGCAACAAAAAATTTATGAGAAACGTACAACGCAGGTGGAAAAGCCTAAATTTATCTTACATGATGGGCCTCCTTATGCGAATGGTGATATTCATATTGGTCATGCTTTAAATAAGATTTTAAAAGATATGATTTTGAAATACAAATCATTACGCGGATTTAATACTCCTTATGTGCCTGGTTGGGATACTCATGGTCTACCGATTGAACATGCTGCCATAAAAATACTCGGTCTAAATAGGCATGAACTAAAACCATTGGATTTACGTCGTGAATGTAAAGATTATGCTTTGAAATTTGTTGATACCCAGCGTCAAGACTTCAAACGTTTAGGTATTGGTGCTGATTGGGACAATCCATATGTAACATTGCGGCCTGTCTATGAAGCAAAGCAGATCGAGGTCTTTGGGGAAATGGCTAAGAAAGGTCATATTTATAAGGGTTTAAAATCGGTGTATTGGTGTACTTCATGTGAGACTGCTTTGGCAGAAGCTGAAATTGAATATGCAGAAAAAAAATCTCATACCATTTATGTTAAATTTCCTTTAGTGGATGATAAAGGGACTTTGCCTGTAGGAATAAATGCTGAAAATGTATATGGTGTCATTTGGACAACCACGCCTTGGACAATGCCGGCCAATGTTGCCATTGCTGTTCATCCGGAATTAGAATACGCATGGGTGGAATCCCAAGGTGAAATTTATCTTTTAGCAGTAGAATTAATTGAAGCGGTAGCAAAAGATAATAAACTAGAAAGCTATACGATATTGTCCACTTTAAAGGGGGCTGATCTTGAAGGTGTGGTTTTCTCCCATCCCTTTATCGAGCGGGAGTCTATAATTGTTTTGGCCGACTATGTTACCCTAGAACAAGGTACTGGCTGTGTACATACGGCTCCAGGACACGGCCCAGACGATTTTGAAACGGGTATAAGGCACGGATTGCCAATCATTAATCCCGTGGACCATGCAGGGCGCTTTACAGCTGAAGGTGGCATATTTGAAGGCATGTTAATACATGATGCTGATGTCCCTGTAATCAAAGAACTAGCAGCACGTGGTATGTTGCTTGGCAAGGGTAAAATCAAACACCAATACGCTCATTGCTGGCGTTGCAAAAATCCTGTTATTTATCGGGCAACGGAACAGTGGTTTGCATCAGTAGATGGGTTTAGGGAACAAGCATTGCAAGCGATTAAAGATGTACAATGGATTCCTGGCTGGGGTGAAGACCGGATACATAATATGGTGGCGGATCGTCATGACTGGTGTATTTCCCGTCAAAGGGTATGGGGAGTTCCAATTCCTATTTTTTATTGTACACAATGTAATGAACATGTTATCAATGATATAACAATTACTGCTGTTAAGAATTTATTTCGTCAAGAAGGTTCTGATGCATGGTGGGCCAAAGACTCAAGTGAAATATTGCCAGAAGGCTTTACTTGTTCCCATTGCGGTCACGATAGTTTTCGCAAAGAAACGGATATTATGGATGTTTGGTTTGATAGCGGGTCAAGTCATGCAGCTGTACTAGAGCAGCATGAAGAACTTGCATGGCCGGCTGACTTATACTTAGAGGGAAGTGATCAGCATCGAGGGTGGTTTCAGTCATCTTTATTAACATCAGTGGCAACAAAGGGAATTGCCCCTTATAAAGCGGTTCTTACTCATGGTTTTGTGGTAGATGGTGATGGTCGTAAAATGTCTAAATCCGTTGGTAATGTTATTTTTCCACAGGATGTTATCAAAAAATATGGGGCTGACATTTTGCGTTTATGGGTAGCCTCTGCTGACTATCAGGCGGATGTTCGTGTTTCGAACGATATCTTGAAACAATTGTCTGAAGTATATCGAAAAATACGCAACACCTTCCGCTACATTCTGGGCAGTATTCATGATTTTAACCCAGATACAGATAGAGTGGGTTATAATGAGTTATTAGAGATCGATCGGTGGGCACTTTTACGATTAGAACAAGTTCGTGAGAAAGTTACAAAAGCGTATGAAGAGTATGAGTTCCATTTAATCTATCATACAGTACATAATTTTTGTACTGTTGATTTAAGCTCAATTTACTTAGACATATTAAAAGATCGCGTATACACAGCTTTGCCTGCTTCCAAAGAGCGGCGAGCAGCACAAACTGTTATGTATGAACTCGTAAGTACTTTGGTACGTCTTATTTCACCTGTTCTTACCTTTACTGCTGAAGAAGTGTGGCAGCATATGAAACAAGAACAGAATATGCCAGAAAGTGTGCAGTTGGCTGATTGGCCAATGGTTCATGATGAATATCTTAATGCTGACTTAGAAGCAAAATGGACTTCTATATTGGCAATGCGCAGTGAGATTACGAAAGCGTTAGAAACTGCTAGACGTAATAAGGTGATTGGACATTCTTTGGATGCAGAGGTTACACTGTATGCAAATGATAAGATATTTACTCAATTATCAGCTATGGATAAAGAGTGGGCAAATATTTTGATTGTATCAAAGATTCATGTTGTAGAAGATACTTCAAAAGCACCGGAAAGTGCATATCAAGTAGAGGATATGGCATTGTCAATTGTCGTATCACAAGCGGAAGGTCAAAAATGTGAACGCTGCTGGATTTATAGTGATACTGTAGGCAAGATGGAGAAGCACGAAACACTATGCAGCCGCTGCAACGATGTAGTAGTCAAATTATAA
- a CDS encoding DUF5665 domain-containing protein — protein sequence MEQQEKQDVISVQLKRLICHLESMRIAEYMELLERPGKLILINFIAGIARGLGIAIGASVFFAMVLNLLHQLILLNIPGIGNFVADIIHIVEMKNGKF from the coding sequence GTGGAACAACAAGAAAAGCAAGATGTAATTTCAGTACAATTAAAAAGATTGATATGTCATTTAGAGTCAATGCGCATTGCTGAATATATGGAACTTCTCGAGCGGCCAGGAAAACTGATACTCATCAATTTTATTGCTGGAATCGCACGGGGATTAGGCATTGCCATTGGAGCATCTGTATTTTTTGCCATGGTATTAAACTTATTACATCAACTTATTTTACTCAACATACCGGGTATTGGAAACTTTGTAGCAGATATTATACACATTGTAGAAATGAAGAATGGAAAATTTTAA
- a CDS encoding nitroreductase family protein: MTKDVFDCMRESHSVRNFLQQDIPEPTLTRILEAGCWAPSAGNLQPWYFYVIKNQEIKRKVAEACFEQNQIENSPVSIVILADPARSNEKYGERGAQLYCLQDTAVAAENMILAAYGLGISTCWIGAFDEIKIQQAVEAPPRLRAVAILCLGYSNEADRPAKERLRIGEVTKIIH, translated from the coding sequence ATGACGAAAGATGTTTTTGATTGTATGAGGGAAAGTCATAGCGTTCGAAATTTTCTGCAGCAGGATATACCTGAACCTACCCTAACAAGAATCTTAGAGGCGGGTTGCTGGGCTCCTAGTGCAGGAAATTTGCAGCCATGGTATTTTTATGTAATAAAAAATCAGGAAATTAAAAGAAAAGTTGCTGAAGCTTGTTTTGAGCAAAATCAAATTGAAAATTCACCGGTGAGTATTGTTATATTAGCTGACCCAGCTCGCTCTAATGAAAAATATGGTGAGCGTGGTGCTCAATTATATTGTTTGCAAGATACTGCGGTTGCCGCAGAAAATATGATTTTAGCAGCTTATGGACTGGGGATTTCTACTTGTTGGATTGGCGCTTTTGATGAAATCAAAATCCAGCAAGCAGTTGAAGCTCCTCCTAGACTTCGAGCAGTGGCTATTCTTTGTTTAGGGTATAGCAACGAAGCCGATAGACCTGCCAAAGAAAGACTCAGAATCGGTGAAGTAACGAAGATTATTCATTAG
- a CDS encoding TraR/DksA C4-type zinc finger protein, protein MDAAKYKELAKRLYEEKQDLLKQITSLEESGLETSLSYSTGELSVCDNHPADIGDELFERSKDIALKDNARVLLSRVEKALKKMDNGNYEYCSTCGKEIPVARLEAIPWANECIQCQEQYDIVDSIPRPLEEEVLTPPFQQNFLDHDKNEFIGFDGEDALQAVMRYGSSDTPQDIPGSRNYKKLFNNSDEQQGIVDPADAIPVKERDGSP, encoded by the coding sequence TTGGATGCTGCAAAATATAAAGAGTTAGCAAAACGATTATACGAAGAGAAGCAGGACTTACTAAAGCAAATTACTTCTTTGGAAGAATCAGGGTTAGAAACAAGTTTATCCTATTCAACGGGAGAATTATCAGTCTGTGATAATCATCCTGCTGATATTGGCGATGAATTATTTGAACGCAGTAAAGATATTGCTTTAAAAGATAATGCCCGGGTTTTATTGTCGCGAGTGGAAAAAGCTCTTAAGAAAATGGATAATGGAAACTATGAATATTGTAGTACCTGTGGCAAAGAAATACCTGTAGCTAGGTTAGAGGCTATTCCTTGGGCTAACGAATGTATACAATGTCAGGAGCAATACGATATTGTAGATTCTATCCCAAGACCTTTAGAAGAAGAGGTGCTAACGCCACCTTTTCAACAAAATTTTTTAGATCATGATAAAAATGAATTTATTGGTTTTGATGGTGAGGATGCTTTACAAGCGGTCATGCGTTATGGCAGCTCTGATACACCCCAGGATATTCCTGGAAGCCGCAATTACAAAAAGTTGTTCAATAATAGTGATGAGCAGCAAGGAATTGTTGATCCGGCAGACGCTATTCCTGTAAAAGAAAGAGATGGAAGTCCATGA